A DNA window from Christiangramia salexigens contains the following coding sequences:
- a CDS encoding DUF3347 domain-containing protein → MIKKSYFIGAALAFGLLITSCGDGKQKDGSEAGAEIEKKEEVAEDISKPLTAKFKSDTILKVYKNYLLIKDALVEEKISEVKDAANNIVEAYGAKASDNEVALRAKRIAGSGNIFEQRDHFSGLTKAMDEVLKANISAGKIHKQYCPMAFGGKGGYWYSNEEQIRNPYYGDKMLKCGRIEETIQ, encoded by the coding sequence ATGATTAAAAAAAGTTATTTTATAGGTGCCGCACTGGCTTTTGGTTTATTAATTACTTCATGTGGAGATGGTAAACAGAAAGATGGTTCTGAAGCTGGTGCAGAGATTGAAAAAAAGGAAGAGGTTGCGGAAGATATTTCCAAACCTTTAACTGCGAAATTTAAGAGCGATACGATTCTTAAGGTCTATAAGAATTACCTTTTAATTAAGGATGCTCTTGTAGAGGAAAAGATCTCTGAAGTTAAAGACGCAGCTAATAATATTGTTGAGGCCTACGGAGCTAAGGCTTCAGATAATGAGGTGGCCTTAAGAGCCAAGAGAATAGCCGGGTCTGGCAATATCTTTGAACAAAGAGATCATTTTTCTGGCTTGACAAAAGCTATGGATGAGGTTCTTAAAGCGAACATAAGTGCCGGGAAGATACATAAGCAATATTGCCCGATGGCCTTCGGCGGAAAAGGAGGATACTGGTACTCCAATGAAGAGCAGATCAGAAATCCATATTATGGAGATAAAATGCTGAAATGCGGCCGAATTGAAGAAACTATTCAATAA
- a CDS encoding DUF3347 domain-containing protein: MKILKSFSLAIVGLSLIATSCKDNKNEAGQEEMKTQEKEMNHKEMDHGNMDHNEMNHDDMASDMGGKAKAEFKSEATAAIFQHYIHVKTALVNSNMEEAKKGGEMLSKAIADSNKEAKVIAEKIAQAGDIESQRKAFSDLTAQMENILKGALSSGEVYMQYCPMAFNNKGGYWISAEKEIKNPYFGDKMLNCGATKSVIQ, from the coding sequence ATGAAAATTTTAAAATCGTTTAGCCTTGCCATAGTAGGTCTTAGTTTGATCGCCACATCTTGCAAGGATAATAAAAATGAGGCGGGGCAGGAAGAGATGAAAACCCAGGAGAAAGAAATGAACCATAAAGAAATGGATCATGGAAATATGGATCATAATGAAATGAACCATGATGATATGGCTTCAGATATGGGCGGCAAAGCAAAAGCCGAGTTTAAAAGCGAAGCCACTGCAGCAATTTTCCAGCATTATATTCATGTAAAGACAGCACTTGTAAATTCCAATATGGAAGAAGCTAAAAAAGGTGGTGAAATGTTGTCAAAAGCTATAGCAGATTCTAATAAAGAAGCTAAAGTTATTGCTGAAAAGATCGCTCAGGCTGGAGATATCGAATCTCAGCGTAAAGCTTTTTCAGATCTTACTGCTCAGATGGAAAATATCCTGAAAGGAGCACTTAGTTCCGGAGAGGTTTATATGCAGTATTGCCCTATGGCCTTTAATAATAAAGGCGGTTATTGGATCTCTGCAGAGAAGGAAATTAAAAATCCATACTTTGGAGATAAGATGCTTAATTGCGGAGCTACAAAATCTGTAATTCAGTAA
- a CDS encoding PepSY domain-containing protein, translating to MVKRKTAMNIRQAHRYLGIFIGIQFIMWTVSGLYFSWTDLDEIHGDHFKKEQPVQASYSELKSPSEVYPIDEITTLGIREISGEPFYYINEKELVNARTGEVIDKISEQDALSIAGRFMKDDLEVSGVSLITETGDHHEFRGKLLPAYVISYKTDENLKAYIGATNAEFTTVRHRDWRWFDFLWMTHTMDYEGRDDFNNILLRSFSVLGLITVLSGFLLWYISSPTVRKIVQPKKKKKKKKNRK from the coding sequence ATAGTTAAGAGAAAAACAGCCATGAATATCCGGCAAGCCCACCGGTATCTTGGAATATTTATTGGAATTCAATTTATTATGTGGACGGTTAGCGGTCTTTATTTTAGTTGGACCGACCTTGATGAGATACATGGAGATCATTTCAAGAAAGAGCAACCGGTTCAAGCTTCCTATTCCGAGCTAAAAAGTCCGTCAGAGGTTTATCCTATAGATGAGATTACGACTTTGGGAATCAGAGAAATTTCAGGGGAGCCATTTTACTATATCAATGAAAAGGAACTTGTAAATGCCCGTACTGGTGAAGTAATAGATAAGATAAGTGAGCAGGATGCTCTATCCATAGCTGGCAGGTTCATGAAAGATGATCTTGAAGTATCCGGTGTCTCCCTTATAACCGAAACCGGTGACCATCATGAATTTAGAGGAAAGCTTCTTCCGGCTTATGTGATTTCTTACAAGACCGATGAAAATCTAAAAGCTTATATTGGTGCAACCAATGCAGAGTTCACTACCGTAAGACACAGAGACTGGAGATGGTTTGATTTCTTATGGATGACGCATACTATGGATTATGAAGGCAGGGATGATTTTAATAATATCCTGCTTAGGTCCTTTTCTGTGCTGGGACTTATAACCGTATTAAGTGGTTTCCTGTTATGGTATATTTCATCGCCAACGGTTAGAAAAATAGTACAGCCTAAGAAGAAGAAAAAGAAGAAAAAAAATAGAAAATAA
- a CDS encoding DUF302 domain-containing protein, whose product MNYYFNKTVNGEFDEVIEKVTNELEKEGFGVLTEINVTETLKKKLDVDFKNYRILGACNAPYAHKALQAEDKVGTMLPCNVIVQEIEKNKIEVAAVNPRASMQSIENKELENIASEIQKKLEKVISSL is encoded by the coding sequence ATGAATTACTATTTTAATAAAACGGTCAATGGAGAATTTGATGAGGTGATAGAGAAAGTCACCAATGAATTGGAAAAAGAAGGTTTTGGTGTGCTAACTGAGATCAATGTGACCGAAACTTTAAAGAAAAAGCTGGATGTAGATTTTAAGAATTATCGAATTTTGGGGGCTTGTAATGCGCCTTATGCACACAAGGCACTTCAGGCAGAAGATAAGGTTGGCACCATGCTACCATGTAACGTGATCGTCCAGGAAATTGAAAAGAATAAGATCGAAGTCGCTGCCGTAAATCCCAGGGCATCCATGCAATCTATTGAAAATAAAGAGTTAGAAAATATTGCATCGGAAATCCAAAAAAAGCTCGAAAAAGTCATCTCGAGTTTATAA
- a CDS encoding DUF305 domain-containing protein produces the protein MDSKKHNQHKKKGNYGKFFLMLGLSFVAMYITMYFNTYEFDHVYFSLTRFYMSCLGIAAMAVIMLSLMKSMYKDKKKNIAIYVGSLVLFVSALGLVRTQRPIIGDVLYMKAMIPHHSIAILTSKRADIEDPEVKKLADEIIKAQEKEIAQMKKMIDRLKQQEK, from the coding sequence ATGGACTCTAAAAAACACAATCAACATAAAAAGAAAGGTAATTACGGCAAGTTCTTTTTAATGCTGGGCTTATCATTTGTTGCGATGTACATCACCATGTATTTTAATACTTATGAATTTGATCATGTGTATTTTAGTCTTACGCGATTTTATATGAGCTGTTTAGGGATCGCTGCAATGGCCGTAATTATGCTATCTCTTATGAAGAGTATGTATAAAGACAAAAAAAAGAACATAGCTATTTATGTGGGTAGTCTTGTACTATTTGTAAGTGCTTTGGGGCTGGTTAGAACACAGAGGCCAATAATTGGTGACGTGCTTTATATGAAGGCTATGATCCCTCACCATTCTATCGCTATTCTTACCAGTAAAAGAGCAGATATAGAAGATCCTGAAGTTAAAAAACTTGCTGATGAGATCATTAAGGCTCAGGAAAAAGAGATCGCCCAAATGAAAAAAATGATAGACAGATTAAAACAACAGGAAAAATAG
- a CDS encoding AraC family transcriptional regulator produces METGSLHIKNMVCHRCIMTVENILQKLDVAYSDIQLGEVRLKEAVDSKTIEDLRTEFEKVGFELIEDRDRRFINKIKSVLIEEVYSDDPATTKLSAILTGKLNYDYSHISHIFKENEGQSIQKFYNALRIERIKELLEYDETDISLIADKMGYSTAAYLSTSFKKATGYTPSEYKNRRMKTRGSIDSV; encoded by the coding sequence TTGGAAACGGGAAGCTTACATATTAAGAACATGGTGTGTCACCGATGTATCATGACCGTTGAAAATATTCTTCAAAAGCTTGATGTAGCCTATTCTGATATTCAGCTTGGGGAAGTTCGCCTCAAAGAGGCGGTTGATAGCAAGACCATAGAGGATTTAAGAACCGAATTCGAAAAAGTAGGATTTGAGCTTATAGAGGATCGTGACCGGAGATTCATCAATAAAATCAAGTCGGTGCTTATAGAAGAAGTGTATTCCGATGATCCCGCTACAACCAAACTATCAGCAATTTTAACCGGTAAACTCAACTACGACTACAGCCATATCTCCCATATCTTTAAAGAGAATGAGGGTCAAAGCATTCAGAAATTCTATAATGCTTTGCGAATTGAAAGAATTAAGGAATTGCTGGAGTATGATGAAACTGATATTTCTCTCATCGCCGATAAAATGGGGTACTCTACCGCAGCCTACCTTTCCACTTCTTTTAAAAAAGCTACAGGCTATACTCCCTCTGAATATAAAAATCGACGCATGAAGACCCGCGGAAGCATCGATTCTGTTTAA
- a CDS encoding potassium channel family protein — MEELLIIGGILLYLFTVLDIIQTTLSMQGGGWITSRFAHIFWKTLLKVSGGNGRAKILSHGGYFLLIYIVLIWVFLLWLSFVLLLSSDVGSVLNSSTKAPADIWEKIYYAGFTLSTLGVGDFIGSTNFWRILTTIYSFTGLILLTMSVTYFIPALTAVIEQRKMGIRLRNLGDSPQDILLNCWNGKNFDEFVERVNDLSESLVQHSQNHRAYPVIHYFHNWKQKNALILQLAKLYEAMYLLQHEVKEELRPLERELKPLEVAFENYFEVITEVTHIKPMDEAPRLAYTTELERHGLLAESSKKLKVPEYLIENRRIIHTLVIQDGWSWDLV, encoded by the coding sequence ATGGAAGAACTACTTATAATTGGAGGAATTCTCTTATATCTCTTTACCGTTCTGGATATAATTCAAACCACACTCTCTATGCAGGGCGGAGGTTGGATTACCAGTAGGTTTGCCCATATATTCTGGAAGACATTATTAAAGGTTTCGGGTGGTAATGGCAGGGCAAAGATATTATCGCATGGAGGCTATTTCCTTCTGATTTATATCGTGCTTATCTGGGTTTTTCTTCTTTGGCTGAGTTTTGTTCTGCTTCTATCCTCAGATGTGGGTTCTGTACTTAATAGTTCAACCAAAGCACCAGCAGATATTTGGGAAAAAATTTATTATGCTGGTTTTACGCTTTCCACCCTTGGAGTAGGGGATTTTATAGGCTCTACAAATTTCTGGAGAATACTTACCACGATCTATTCCTTTACGGGGCTTATTCTGCTAACAATGTCGGTGACCTATTTTATCCCGGCCCTCACGGCGGTCATTGAGCAAAGAAAAATGGGGATAAGATTGAGGAACCTGGGCGATAGTCCTCAGGATATTCTGCTTAATTGCTGGAATGGGAAGAACTTCGACGAGTTTGTAGAACGCGTTAACGATCTTTCAGAATCACTTGTGCAACACAGTCAAAACCATAGAGCTTATCCGGTGATCCATTATTTTCATAACTGGAAACAAAAGAATGCCCTGATCCTCCAATTGGCTAAATTATATGAAGCGATGTATTTACTCCAACATGAGGTGAAAGAAGAATTAAGACCTTTGGAAAGAGAGCTTAAACCTTTAGAGGTGGCTTTTGAAAATTATTTTGAGGTGATTACCGAGGTAACTCATATCAAGCCCATGGATGAAGCGCCACGATTAGCATATACAACAGAACTTGAAAGACACGGACTTCTCGCCGAGTCATCTAAGAAACTTAAAGTTCCGGAGTATTTAATAGAAAATAGGAGAATCATTCATACGCTGGTAATACAAGATGGATGGAGCTGGGATTTAGTTTAA
- a CDS encoding four-helix bundle copper-binding protein codes for MRNEKLITALGNCINHCNYCADACLDEDDVKMMKDCIRLDRVCAEACAALNQTLAINYSDVKGLVEYCKKVCQECADECGKHDTQHCKDCAAACKECVKACEAYLA; via the coding sequence ATGAGAAATGAAAAATTGATCACTGCATTAGGTAATTGCATAAATCACTGTAATTATTGTGCAGATGCATGCCTTGATGAGGACGATGTGAAAATGATGAAAGATTGCATTAGATTAGATAGAGTTTGTGCTGAAGCCTGCGCGGCCTTAAACCAAACTCTAGCAATTAACTATTCTGATGTAAAAGGCTTAGTGGAATACTGTAAAAAAGTATGTCAGGAATGTGCCGACGAATGTGGAAAGCATGATACTCAGCACTGCAAAGATTGTGCGGCTGCCTGCAAGGAATGTGTGAAAGCATGTGAGGCGTATCTGGCATAG
- a CDS encoding efflux RND transporter periplasmic adaptor subunit yields the protein MKTNKKNIITGIVILIAGMLLGWLFFGGNGNEANENDEHQHSASEQDQVWTCSMHPQIRQPDPGDCPICGMDLIPLSVEENSLDADMFKLSENAMKLANISTMTVGTGEASKELRLNGKVEVDERSSYTQATHIPGRIEQLNVNFTGEKVSRGQSLAIVYSPALVTAQEELLQAQDIRESQPELFAAAKQKLRNWKISDSQIERMLSRGEPIERFPITADVSGVVTELMAEQGDYLERGMPVYKIANLDKLWILFDLYETDLNWVKEGSKIEYTVQSIPGKTFEGKIDFIDPLLNNNTRVATARIEVSNKDAKLKPGMFVSGIVKNDLAGAKAKEMVIPKSAVLWTGERSVVYIKEDAETGAGFKLREITLGPALGDSYVVQDGLKEGEEIVVNGTFTVDAAAQLQGKTSMMNPKTEEPNADAMMMKMDIPQTYQAQFTPVLAEYFKLKDALVASDAEKAKAEAYKMLELLNKTKTAKLEGMIKSHLSKVKDMLQAISEINKIENQRDHFIILSENMVALASNMNFEGNPVYVQFCPMANNNKGANWISLSSDVRNPYYGDAMLTCGEIKDTLK from the coding sequence ATGAAAACGAATAAAAAGAATATAATAACAGGTATAGTTATACTTATTGCCGGAATGCTTTTAGGTTGGCTATTTTTTGGAGGAAACGGCAACGAAGCAAATGAGAATGATGAGCACCAGCATTCTGCTTCCGAACAGGATCAAGTTTGGACCTGTTCTATGCACCCTCAGATAAGGCAGCCCGATCCGGGAGATTGTCCTATTTGCGGAATGGATCTTATTCCTCTAAGTGTGGAGGAGAATTCACTGGATGCCGACATGTTCAAACTGAGTGAAAATGCAATGAAATTGGCCAATATTTCTACCATGACGGTGGGAACCGGCGAGGCTAGTAAAGAACTTAGATTGAACGGGAAAGTTGAGGTAGATGAAAGAAGTTCATACACGCAGGCTACACATATTCCGGGGAGGATAGAACAATTAAATGTGAATTTTACCGGAGAAAAAGTAAGCAGGGGTCAAAGCCTTGCTATCGTGTATTCTCCGGCACTTGTAACTGCACAGGAAGAACTGTTGCAGGCCCAGGATATTAGAGAAAGTCAGCCGGAACTATTTGCTGCAGCGAAACAAAAATTAAGAAACTGGAAGATCAGCGATTCGCAGATAGAAAGAATGCTAAGCAGAGGTGAGCCAATTGAAAGATTTCCTATCACTGCAGATGTTAGCGGCGTTGTGACAGAATTAATGGCTGAACAGGGAGATTATCTTGAACGTGGGATGCCGGTTTATAAGATCGCCAATCTGGATAAGCTATGGATCCTTTTCGATCTTTATGAAACCGATCTTAACTGGGTTAAAGAAGGGAGTAAAATAGAGTATACAGTACAATCTATTCCGGGGAAAACTTTCGAGGGGAAGATAGACTTCATCGATCCGTTATTGAATAATAACACAAGAGTGGCAACTGCCAGAATAGAAGTATCAAATAAGGATGCTAAACTTAAGCCTGGTATGTTCGTGAGCGGAATCGTAAAAAACGATCTGGCAGGGGCTAAGGCCAAGGAAATGGTGATCCCAAAATCGGCCGTATTATGGACAGGGGAAAGATCTGTGGTTTACATCAAGGAAGATGCAGAGACGGGTGCAGGTTTTAAACTGAGAGAGATCACCCTGGGACCTGCATTGGGAGATTCCTATGTGGTACAGGACGGACTTAAGGAAGGTGAAGAGATCGTGGTGAACGGAACATTTACTGTAGATGCTGCCGCACAGTTGCAGGGAAAAACTTCTATGATGAATCCAAAGACTGAAGAGCCAAATGCCGATGCCATGATGATGAAAATGGATATTCCACAAACATATCAGGCGCAATTCACTCCGGTACTTGCAGAATATTTTAAACTGAAAGATGCTCTGGTCGCTTCAGATGCTGAAAAGGCTAAAGCTGAAGCTTATAAAATGCTGGAATTGCTTAATAAGACTAAAACTGCTAAGCTGGAAGGGATGATTAAAAGCCACCTTTCAAAAGTAAAGGATATGCTGCAGGCGATCTCAGAAATTAATAAGATCGAGAATCAACGGGATCATTTTATAATTCTTTCAGAAAATATGGTGGCGCTGGCTTCTAATATGAATTTCGAAGGGAATCCTGTTTATGTCCAGTTTTGCCCAATGGCCAACAACAACAAAGGCGCAAACTGGATAAGTCTTAGCTCTGATGTTCGTAATCCTTACTATGGAGATGCCATGCTAACTTGTGGAGAGATTAAGGATACACTAAAATAA